One Eremothecium cymbalariae DBVPG#7215 chromosome 2, complete sequence DNA window includes the following coding sequences:
- the TIF11 gene encoding translation initiation complex factor eIF1A (similar to Ashbya gossypii AER275C), which translates to MGKKNTKGGKKGRRGKNDTDGPKRELIYKDEGQEYAQISKMLGNGRVEATCFDGIKRMAHIRGKLRKRVWMSQGDIILVSLRDFQDDQCDVVHKYNLDEARTLKTQGELPENARINETDNFGFDSDEDVNFEFGHADEDEDDESENGDEFDIDDI; encoded by the coding sequence ATGGGTAAGAAGAATACTAAGGGTGGTAAAAAAGGTAGAAGAGGTAAGAATGACACTGATGGACCAAAACGTGAATTGATCTACAAAGATGAAGGTCAAGAGTATGCtcaaatttccaaaatgtTGGGTAATGGTCGTGTGGAAGCTACTTGCTTTGATGGTATAAAGAGAATGGCTCATATCAGAGGGAAATTAAGAAAAAGAGTTTGGATGTCTCAGGGTGACATTATTTTAGTTTCGTTAAGAGATTTCCAGGATGACCAATGTGATGTGGTCCATAAATACAATCTGGACGAGGCTAGAACGCTAAAGACGCAAGGTGAACTACCTGAAAATGCCAGAATCAATGAGACTGATAACTTTGGGTTCGATTCTGATGAGGATGTCAACTTCGAATTTGGTCACGCTgacgaagacgaagatgatgaaagCGAGAACGGAGATGAATTCGATATTGATGACATCTAA